Proteins from one Rosa chinensis cultivar Old Blush chromosome 7, RchiOBHm-V2, whole genome shotgun sequence genomic window:
- the LOC112180276 gene encoding 14 kDa proline-rich protein DC2.15, whose translation MDSKRCSTIALFLSINLLFCALASGCYTCSQPHPITTPKPIKTPIPSAGSAATKSCPRDTLKLGVCAKLLNGAVGAVVGSPPDTPCCAVLDGLLDLEVAVCLCTAIKANILGINLNIPISLSLLLDGCAKKFPPGFQCA comes from the coding sequence atggatTCCAAGAGATGTTCCACCATTGCTCTCTTCCTCTCCATCAACCTTCTCTTTTGTGCCCTAGCAAGTGGTTGTTACACTTGCTCTCAGCCTCATCCCATCACAACACCTAAGCCAATCAAAACCCCTATTCCCAGTGCCGGTTCTGCTGCCACAAAGAGCTGCCCTAGGGATACCCTAAAGTTGGGGGTATGTGCCAAGTTGCTGAATGGGGCGGTTGGGGCAGTTGTCGGGAGCCCTCCGGATACACCTTGCTGTGCTGTCCttgatggacttctggatctTGAAGTTGCTGTGTGCCTTTGCACTGCCATTAAGGCCAACATTCTGGGTATCAACCTTAACATCCCTATTTCGTTGAGCTTGCTCCTTGACGGCTGTGCAAAGAAGTTCCCTCCAGGCTTCCAATGTGCATAA